The following coding sequences lie in one Bifidobacterium sp. ESL0690 genomic window:
- a CDS encoding bifunctional ADP-dependent NAD(P)H-hydrate dehydratase/NAD(P)H-hydrate epimerase has translation MMDEVTMTELMRKSMLQRRAYSVETVRGMERPLLDRGVPLMRMAASAAARVTAELLDEHDIDIDGSKIVLLAGAGDNGGDGLFAAAQLARAGAQVTAIAVGKSLHLQGLLAFTRSGGRLLIINPEADIPGVAAGFGAGEAGERLQAAIELTQQADVVLDAMTGIGVQGALRGPAATMANILHPTNDDGTETEMPNSVAGTEQEQKPLVVAIDTPSGVGVDDGTLPGSYIPADVTVMFGAMKPCAMLPPAAFACGRVILVDFGFDITYAYPVVSSIDETAGSTIRLPKPSDSKYSRGVVGLITGSAKYPGAAVLSSSAAVRSNIGMVRYMGPVNASDMVLRNSPEIVLGKGRVEAWAVGSGVPTAAAVSDADNQNSNRHGLPGSDGQREAIAALLKHYTLPNENVRKTTGETEIPVHDLDKEKTSRTTEQTEIVWGATDPSIDYEREPWFMPPICVDAGALDLLPERVPAHVIITPHAGELAALLSRRGEDVDTADITAEPWHWAKRAHELTGATVLLKGAVTIVVGDSNVAGLPAGPEAETGNGDGTRRMTTTCISGSGPAWLATAGAGDVLAGVMAAMLAQQGDGALQHDPSLDIMTAASASYIHGYAASLASESDQHGWEPPEIFDADGTITPEGKPGHPIVATDVIAALPQAFDELLQN, from the coding sequence ATGATGGACGAGGTAACGATGACGGAACTGATGCGCAAATCGATGCTGCAACGGCGGGCCTACAGCGTCGAGACCGTGCGCGGTATGGAACGTCCGTTGCTTGATCGGGGCGTGCCGCTGATGCGCATGGCCGCCTCGGCGGCGGCAAGGGTGACCGCCGAACTGCTTGACGAGCATGATATCGATATCGACGGGTCCAAAATCGTGCTGCTCGCCGGTGCCGGGGACAATGGCGGAGACGGGCTTTTCGCCGCCGCACAATTGGCTCGCGCCGGTGCCCAGGTTACGGCCATTGCCGTCGGAAAATCGTTGCATTTACAAGGTCTACTGGCTTTCACCCGCAGCGGTGGACGGTTGCTGATCATCAATCCTGAAGCCGATATCCCAGGTGTTGCGGCCGGCTTTGGTGCCGGTGAGGCGGGAGAACGGCTCCAAGCTGCCATCGAACTGACTCAACAGGCCGATGTGGTTCTCGACGCGATGACCGGTATCGGTGTGCAAGGAGCCTTGCGAGGGCCTGCCGCAACCATGGCGAATATCCTTCATCCCACCAACGATGATGGGACGGAAACGGAGATGCCGAATTCCGTTGCCGGCACCGAACAAGAGCAGAAGCCGCTTGTGGTCGCCATCGATACGCCTTCCGGCGTCGGCGTGGACGACGGCACGTTGCCCGGCAGCTATATTCCAGCCGATGTCACGGTGATGTTCGGTGCGATGAAACCCTGCGCAATGCTGCCCCCTGCGGCTTTCGCCTGTGGTCGCGTGATCCTTGTCGACTTCGGTTTCGACATCACCTACGCCTACCCCGTCGTCTCATCCATCGACGAGACCGCCGGCAGCACGATACGACTGCCGAAACCATCCGATTCCAAATACTCACGCGGCGTCGTCGGACTGATTACAGGCTCGGCAAAATACCCGGGTGCCGCTGTGCTGAGTTCCTCAGCAGCCGTCCGTTCCAACATCGGTATGGTGCGTTATATGGGACCGGTGAATGCGTCCGATATGGTACTGCGGAATTCCCCCGAAATCGTTCTCGGCAAAGGCCGTGTTGAAGCCTGGGCCGTCGGTTCCGGCGTTCCGACAGCGGCCGCCGTAAGCGATGCCGATAATCAGAATTCCAACAGACACGGTCTACCCGGCTCCGACGGTCAGCGCGAAGCCATCGCGGCGTTGCTCAAGCATTATACATTGCCGAACGAGAACGTTCGCAAGACAACTGGCGAAACCGAAATCCCGGTCCACGATCTGGACAAGGAAAAAACGTCACGCACTACCGAACAGACCGAAATCGTTTGGGGCGCCACCGACCCGAGCATCGATTACGAGCGCGAGCCTTGGTTCATGCCGCCGATCTGCGTCGATGCGGGCGCACTTGATCTGTTGCCCGAACGCGTGCCGGCTCATGTCATCATCACCCCGCATGCCGGCGAACTTGCGGCGTTGCTGAGCCGCCGCGGCGAAGACGTTGACACGGCAGACATCACCGCTGAACCATGGCATTGGGCCAAACGGGCGCATGAGCTGACCGGTGCGACCGTGCTGCTCAAGGGCGCGGTGACCATTGTCGTCGGCGATTCAAATGTTGCAGGTCTTCCCGCCGGACCCGAAGCAGAAACCGGAAACGGCGACGGCACACGCAGGATGACCACAACCTGCATTTCCGGCAGCGGGCCCGCTTGGCTGGCAACGGCCGGAGCCGGGGACGTGCTGGCAGGGGTCATGGCCGCAATGTTGGCACAGCAAGGTGACGGCGCATTGCAGCACGACCCGAGTCTCGACATCATGACCGCCGCCAGTGCAAGCTATATCCACGGTTACGCCGCAAGTCTGGCCTCCGAGTCCGACCAGCACGGCTGGGAGCCTCCCGAGATTTTCGACGCGGACGGCACCATCACGCCGGAAGGCAAGCCGGGGCATCCGATTGTGGCGACCGACGTCATCGCAGCATTGCCTCAAGCATTCGATGAATTGTTGCAGAACTAG
- a CDS encoding HAD family phosphatase, whose product MMNNVDDNDVANRNSEIHDVMFDFCGVLVELNYRPCLQGHFPQKFVDTLCADEDDIYGFFAAEARMDAGDDFADVIKDYHQQYGEDLAKAFTYYIEHYDDALPKMIDGMEALLTDLRKAGYGVWGLTNWSHETFHLAFEKFPQLERLLQDTVVSGVEKMHKPNADIFNLALNRFGLNPVQTVFFDDTQANVDGAKAVGIQGVHFNDASNARKELQRLGVKI is encoded by the coding sequence ATGATGAATAACGTTGATGACAATGACGTTGCCAACCGGAACAGCGAAATCCACGATGTCATGTTCGACTTCTGCGGCGTGCTCGTCGAACTGAACTATCGGCCGTGCCTCCAAGGCCATTTCCCGCAGAAATTCGTTGACACCCTGTGCGCGGACGAAGACGACATCTACGGGTTCTTCGCCGCCGAGGCTCGTATGGATGCGGGCGACGATTTCGCTGATGTCATCAAGGATTATCACCAGCAATACGGCGAGGATCTGGCCAAAGCGTTCACCTATTACATCGAGCACTATGACGATGCCCTGCCGAAAATGATCGACGGGATGGAAGCGCTGCTGACGGATCTGCGCAAGGCCGGTTATGGCGTCTGGGGGCTGACCAATTGGTCGCACGAAACGTTCCATCTGGCCTTCGAAAAGTTCCCGCAGCTGGAACGCCTGCTGCAGGATACGGTGGTTTCGGGCGTCGAGAAGATGCACAAGCCGAACGCCGACATCTTCAACCTTGCCTTGAACCGTTTCGGGCTCAATCCAGTGCAAACGGTATTCTTCGACGATACGCAAGCCAATGTGGACGGCGCGAAAGCCGTTGGCATCCAAGGTGTACATTTCAACGATGCTTCCAACGCACGGAAAGAGCTGCAGCGTCTGGGCGTAAAAATCTGA
- a CDS encoding ABC-F family ATP-binding cassette domain-containing protein, which produces MAIEAQGLEIQIGARTLLNPTDFHVSKGDKIGLVGRNGAGKTTLTRVITGDLLPTAGKVRISGKLGYLPQDTHADDPDQTALDRMMSARDIAAIIKRMRKAEKEMTNENPKVMEKAMDKYDKAMQAFEKAGGYAAQSEAISMAASLGLPNETMQQPIGTLSGGQKRRIELARILFSDADTLILDEPTNHLDADSIEWLRGYLKRFEGGFLVISHSTELLDEVVNKVWHLDAQTAQIDMYSLGWKAYLKQRVVDEERRRREREVAEKKAARLMKQGIRLHAKATKAVAAQNMMRRAERLLSETSEAERQEKVADIRFPEPAPCGKTPIMAKEISKAFGSNIVFSGINLAIDKGSRVVILGYNGAGKTTTLRILAGEDKPDTGEVVYGHGCKIGYFAQEHDTLEMDATVLENLQHVAPDLDDTHARSILGSFLFSGDDAFKLAKVLSGGEQTRLALATLVTSRANVLLLDEPTNNLDPVSRDEILKAIAKYEGAIILVTHDEGAVKALNPERVLLMPDGDEDLWSDDYLDLVAEE; this is translated from the coding sequence ATGGCAATCGAGGCGCAAGGGCTGGAAATTCAGATCGGGGCACGAACGCTGCTCAATCCCACTGATTTTCATGTGAGCAAGGGCGACAAGATCGGCCTGGTCGGACGCAACGGCGCCGGCAAGACCACCCTGACCCGTGTCATTACCGGCGACCTGCTCCCCACGGCCGGCAAGGTGCGCATCTCCGGCAAGCTCGGCTATCTGCCGCAGGACACCCACGCCGACGACCCCGATCAGACGGCACTTGACCGCATGATGAGCGCACGCGATATCGCCGCCATCATCAAGCGCATGCGCAAGGCCGAAAAGGAAATGACCAACGAAAACCCGAAGGTCATGGAAAAAGCGATGGACAAGTATGACAAGGCCATGCAGGCGTTCGAGAAGGCCGGTGGCTACGCAGCGCAGTCCGAGGCGATTTCCATGGCGGCGAGTCTTGGTCTTCCCAATGAGACGATGCAGCAGCCCATCGGAACGCTTTCCGGCGGCCAGAAACGACGCATCGAACTGGCGCGTATTTTGTTCTCCGATGCTGACACCTTGATTCTTGACGAACCGACCAACCATTTGGACGCGGATTCCATCGAGTGGCTGCGCGGCTACCTGAAGCGCTTCGAGGGCGGGTTCCTGGTCATCTCCCACTCCACGGAACTGCTGGATGAAGTGGTCAACAAGGTCTGGCACCTGGACGCGCAGACCGCGCAGATTGACATGTATTCGTTGGGTTGGAAGGCCTATCTGAAGCAGCGCGTGGTGGATGAGGAACGCCGACGCCGTGAGCGCGAGGTGGCCGAGAAGAAGGCCGCACGTCTGATGAAGCAGGGCATTCGTCTGCACGCCAAAGCGACCAAGGCCGTCGCGGCACAGAACATGATGCGTCGTGCGGAGCGTCTGCTTTCGGAGACCAGCGAGGCCGAACGGCAGGAGAAGGTCGCGGACATCCGCTTCCCTGAACCGGCTCCATGCGGCAAGACACCGATCATGGCCAAGGAGATATCCAAGGCGTTCGGTTCCAACATCGTCTTCAGCGGCATCAATCTGGCCATCGACAAGGGTTCGCGTGTGGTCATCCTAGGCTACAACGGCGCGGGCAAGACCACGACGCTGCGCATTCTGGCCGGCGAGGACAAGCCCGATACCGGCGAAGTCGTCTACGGACATGGTTGCAAGATCGGCTATTTCGCACAGGAACACGACACGTTGGAGATGGATGCGACCGTGCTCGAGAACCTGCAGCACGTCGCCCCTGACCTTGACGACACCCACGCCCGTTCGATTTTGGGCAGCTTCCTGTTCTCCGGTGACGATGCGTTCAAACTGGCCAAGGTGCTTTCCGGCGGCGAACAGACGAGGCTTGCGCTGGCGACGTTGGTGACTTCACGCGCCAACGTGCTGCTGCTCGACGAGCCGACCAACAATCTCGACCCGGTTTCGCGTGACGAGATTCTCAAGGCCATCGCCAAATACGAGGGCGCCATCATTCTGGTCACCCACGACGAGGGCGCGGTCAAGGCCCTCAACCCGGAACGAGTGCTGCTGATGCCTGACGGCGACGAGGACCTGTGGAGCGACGATTACCTCGACTTGGTCGCCGAAGAATAA
- a CDS encoding LysR family transcriptional regulator has protein sequence MTLLQLKYIVKIVECGSMNEASHELYVSQPALSSSVKELEHEMGIEIFTRSSQGIALTVDGAEFLTYARQVLDQAELMEERYKHAKPRKQLCSVSTQHYMFAVEAFVEMINSIESDEYEFTIRETRTRDIIDQVANMLSEIGILYLSDFNKDVIGKLLRGKHLEFHPLFRAPLHVFISRDNPLATRKKVTMDDLKPYPFIQYEQGEEGSFYFAEEAVWPKDSPKLITVTDRATILNFIIGLNGYTVCTGIDNGDLNNEKIVTVPLDTDETMLLGWITNERANLSNAAESYLAKLKSVIASHGYTLIND, from the coding sequence ATGACACTGCTGCAGCTGAAATATATCGTCAAAATCGTGGAGTGCGGCTCGATGAACGAAGCCTCGCACGAGCTGTATGTCTCCCAGCCCGCGCTGAGCTCGTCCGTCAAGGAGCTTGAGCACGAGATGGGCATCGAGATCTTCACCCGCTCGTCACAAGGCATCGCGCTCACCGTTGACGGTGCCGAATTCCTCACCTATGCGCGCCAAGTACTTGATCAGGCCGAGCTCATGGAGGAGCGCTACAAGCACGCCAAGCCGCGCAAGCAGCTGTGCAGCGTCTCGACCCAACACTATATGTTCGCCGTCGAAGCCTTCGTCGAAATGATTAATTCCATCGAATCCGACGAATACGAATTCACCATCCGTGAGACCCGCACGCGCGACATCATCGACCAGGTCGCCAACATGCTTTCCGAAATCGGCATCCTTTACCTTTCCGATTTCAACAAGGACGTCATCGGCAAGCTGCTGCGTGGTAAGCATCTCGAGTTCCATCCGCTTTTCCGCGCGCCTTTGCATGTCTTCATTTCACGCGACAATCCGCTCGCGACAAGGAAAAAGGTCACGATGGACGACCTCAAACCGTACCCGTTCATCCAATACGAACAGGGTGAGGAAGGCAGCTTCTACTTCGCCGAGGAAGCGGTCTGGCCCAAGGACTCCCCCAAGCTCATCACCGTCACCGACCGCGCCACGATCCTGAACTTCATCATCGGGCTCAACGGCTACACGGTGTGCACCGGCATCGACAACGGCGACCTCAACAACGAAAAGATCGTCACCGTCCCGCTCGACACCGACGAGACCATGCTGCTCGGCTGGATCACCAACGAACGCGCCAACCTCTCCAACGCCGCCGAAAGCTACCTTGCCAAGCTCAAGTCGGTCATCGCCAGCCACGGCTACACATTGATCAACGATTGA
- the uvrC gene encoding excinuclease ABC subunit UvrC translates to MADKQGNGDSTGWRKTTRKLGDTRDLFRPATSDIPTDPGVYKWRDGDGRVIYVGKAKNLRNRLTFYFQPLSELHPRTQNMVLTARSLEWTVVGTELEALTLEYTWIKEFDPRFNVVFRDDKTYPYLAVSLGEKYPRVWVTRNRKRRDTRYFGPYAKAWDLRHSLDKLLKAFPVRTCTKAVFNRAHMTDRPCLLASIGKCSAPCVGRISEKDHRRMTERLVGVLTGRYGTSFIAGLTKEMKQASDDMEFEKAARLRDQISMLKTVSEQNAVVFDSDVDADVFGMESDELEASVHAFFVRSGSIRGERNWSVKRVEDIDDADLIADLITQVYSDLMGETDSQASTPLNLPSNGEELLEQNGDVSRDADDSESNEAEAQHSIDEDIPSDSNSVSRVDQIDFDTGDNNATAVDSQAVTEASTSISASANGAIDIVERRDALGATQSITATDSLSRAQATHIRRERQMQTGRSDLLAPIAPVPREVLVPIEPARRDELEEWLSGLRGAAVTIRVPSRGEKKTLMDRANSNAKQALQRSKMSRISDIGARTQAMNDVAKALGLSESPLRIEGYDISNTIGGIYQVASMVVFEDAIAKKSEYRRFAIRGKDGKGALDDLSAMYETLTRRFRHGNIAGDTGESMDNEKRVEQAEAAAHNQSAQVVRGAESNPDTAGSNENAETSFQSPARGQSRESADNSNNGSNSRNGDNCNQNSINGSTNSEVVGLTSVDAVVQQDTHPRHFAYKPNLIVVDGGKPQVEIAAKALHDCGVDDVAVCGLAKRLEEVWIPGEDYPLILKRQSEGMYLLQRVRDESHRFAITYHRKSRRKGALRSALDDIPGIGESYQKKLLRAFGSVKGIRKASLEDLEGVKGIGKAKAEAVYTALHKDLDEAKSSSATESRTK, encoded by the coding sequence GTGGCAGACAAGCAGGGCAACGGTGACAGCACCGGCTGGCGCAAGACGACGCGTAAGCTGGGGGACACCCGCGACCTGTTCCGACCTGCAACCAGCGACATTCCCACCGATCCGGGCGTCTACAAATGGCGTGACGGCGATGGCAGGGTCATCTATGTCGGCAAAGCCAAGAACCTGCGTAACCGCCTCACCTTCTATTTCCAGCCGCTGAGTGAGCTCCACCCGCGTACGCAGAATATGGTGCTGACCGCCCGGAGTCTTGAATGGACGGTGGTCGGCACTGAGCTTGAGGCGCTGACCCTTGAATACACGTGGATCAAGGAATTTGACCCACGTTTCAACGTCGTATTCCGAGACGATAAGACGTATCCGTATTTGGCGGTTTCTCTGGGTGAAAAGTATCCGAGGGTGTGGGTGACGCGTAATCGCAAACGTCGTGACACCAGATATTTCGGGCCCTATGCGAAGGCTTGGGATTTGCGCCACAGCCTTGATAAGTTGCTCAAGGCGTTCCCGGTGCGTACCTGCACCAAGGCTGTATTCAACCGCGCTCACATGACCGATCGGCCGTGCCTGCTTGCCTCCATTGGCAAATGTTCCGCGCCGTGCGTCGGTCGTATCAGCGAAAAAGACCATCGCCGCATGACCGAACGACTTGTCGGCGTGCTTACCGGGCGTTATGGCACTTCATTCATCGCAGGCCTCACCAAAGAGATGAAGCAGGCCAGCGACGACATGGAATTCGAAAAGGCCGCGCGTCTGCGTGACCAGATTTCCATGCTCAAAACCGTGTCCGAACAGAACGCGGTCGTCTTCGATTCTGACGTGGACGCCGACGTGTTTGGCATGGAATCTGACGAGCTCGAAGCCTCAGTCCACGCCTTCTTCGTCCGTTCTGGTTCCATTCGCGGCGAACGCAACTGGAGCGTCAAACGCGTTGAGGATATTGACGATGCTGATTTGATCGCAGACTTGATTACGCAGGTGTATTCCGATCTGATGGGGGAGACCGACAGCCAGGCCAGTACTCCTTTGAATCTGCCGAGCAATGGTGAGGAATTATTGGAACAGAACGGTGACGTTTCCAGAGATGCTGACGATTCAGAATCCAATGAAGCTGAAGCACAACATTCGATTGATGAAGATATTCCATCTGATTCGAATTCCGTTTCTCGCGTTGATCAAATCGATTTTGATACCGGTGACAACAACGCAACAGCGGTGGATAGCCAAGCCGTAACGGAAGCTTCCACTTCAATTTCAGCGTCAGCCAATGGCGCCATCGATATCGTCGAACGTCGCGACGCGTTGGGCGCGACTCAAAGCATCACTGCCACCGACAGTCTTTCGCGTGCCCAGGCAACCCATATCCGTCGTGAACGCCAGATGCAGACCGGTCGCAGCGATTTGCTGGCGCCCATCGCACCTGTTCCCCGCGAGGTATTGGTCCCAATCGAACCGGCGCGACGCGATGAGCTAGAGGAATGGCTCAGCGGTCTGCGCGGTGCGGCCGTCACCATCCGTGTACCCAGCCGTGGCGAGAAAAAGACGCTCATGGATCGTGCCAACAGCAACGCAAAACAGGCGTTGCAGCGCAGCAAGATGAGTCGTATCAGCGACATCGGTGCACGTACCCAAGCGATGAACGACGTGGCGAAAGCGTTGGGGTTGAGCGAATCCCCGCTGCGTATTGAAGGCTACGATATCTCCAATACCATCGGCGGCATCTATCAGGTCGCTTCCATGGTGGTCTTTGAGGATGCGATAGCGAAGAAATCCGAATATCGCCGGTTCGCTATCCGCGGCAAAGACGGCAAGGGCGCCCTTGACGATCTGAGCGCCATGTACGAGACGCTCACCCGCAGATTCCGTCACGGCAACATCGCCGGTGATACCGGCGAAAGCATGGATAACGAGAAACGTGTCGAGCAGGCGGAGGCAGCGGCTCACAACCAATCCGCTCAAGTTGTTCGAGGCGCTGAAAGTAATCCCGATACAGCCGGTTCCAATGAGAATGCTGAAACTTCCTTCCAATCTCCAGCACGGGGGCAATCGCGGGAATCTGCGGATAACAGCAATAACGGTAGTAACAGCAGAAATGGTGATAACTGTAATCAGAATTCGATAAACGGGAGCACGAACTCCGAAGTCGTGGGTTTGACCAGCGTGGATGCCGTAGTCCAGCAAGACACGCATCCGCGTCATTTCGCCTATAAACCCAACCTCATCGTCGTCGACGGTGGCAAACCGCAGGTTGAAATTGCGGCCAAAGCCCTTCATGACTGCGGCGTCGATGATGTCGCGGTTTGCGGCTTGGCCAAGCGGCTTGAAGAAGTCTGGATTCCGGGGGAGGACTACCCGCTTATCCTGAAGCGCCAGTCCGAAGGCATGTATCTGCTCCAGCGTGTTCGCGACGAATCGCACCGCTTCGCCATCACCTACCACCGCAAGTCCCGACGCAAAGGTGCCTTGCGCTCCGCTCTCGATGATATCCCGGGCATTGGCGAAAGCTACCAAAAGAAACTGTTGCGTGCCTTCGGTTCGGTGAAGGGTATCCGCAAGGCCAGCCTCGAGGACTTGGAAGGTGTCAAAGGAATCGGCAAAGCCAAAGCGGAAGCCGTATACACCGCACTCCACAAAGATCTCGATGAGGCAAAGTCTTCATCAGCGACCGAATCCCGGACAAAGTAA
- the uvrA gene encoding excinuclease ABC subunit UvrA encodes MDSDSFLSQEIAKAPLRKTGNSLVADISHIPSDLKITVQGAREHNLKNIDLAIPRNRMVVFTGLSGSGKSSLAFDTLFAEGQRRYVESLSAYARQFLGQMDKPDVDFIEGLSPAVSIDQKTTNRNPRSTVGTITEIYDYLRLLFSRTGIPHCPICGEVVSAQTPQQMVDTLMKKPEKTRFQILAPVVRGRKGEFEDLLELLRGDGYSRALIDGEMRQLSDDIKLTKQKKHTIEVVVDRLVIKDGIRQRLTDSIETALKLAKGIVVIDYVDLDEKDPNRREPFSEKRSCPNGHQLELDEIEPRTFSFNAPYGACPDCDGIGYKLEIDPELVIPDPSKSLNENAIEPWGMTKGTGEYYRHVLEGLGEEMGFSLDTPWKDLPKKIQHAIMYGHDFKVKVSYRNRWGRLREYSTGFEGVVRTLMRRHDETDSDQMKLYYESYMREVPCQTCQGKRLRPEVLAVTVDGKSIADVCDMPVERSLKWIRSLKLEGSAALIAGEVLKEIRARLGFMNDVGLNYLTLSRAAKTLSGGEAQRIRLATQIGSGLVGVMYVLDEPSIGLHQRDNERLIKTLHHLRDLGNTLIVVEHDQETIEKADWLVDIGPGAGERGGEVVYSGPAAHVVEAPRSITGDYIAGRRTIEVPKKRRKTDRNRQLKVIGARENNLKNINVSIPLGVMTCITGVSGSGKSTLINSILYPSLADKLNGARIVPGKHTRVEGIEQCDKVIHVDQNPIGRTPRSNPATYTGVWDKIRQLFAKTPEAQVRGYGPGRFSFNVKGGRCEACHGDGTIKIEMNFLPDVYVECEECHGKRYNRETLEVKYNGKSVADVLNMPISEAAEFFKAYTGISRYLDTLVDVGLGYIRLGQPATTLSGGESQRVKLATELQRRSTGRTVYILDEPTTGLHFEDVRKLLQVLQGLVDKGNTVIVIEHNLDVVKSADWIIDLGPEGGDGGGTIVTQGTPEHVAKCEKSWTGKYLGPMLK; translated from the coding sequence ATGGATAGCGACTCGTTCCTGTCCCAGGAAATCGCGAAGGCGCCGCTGCGCAAAACCGGCAATTCGCTGGTGGCGGACATCTCGCATATTCCCAGCGATCTGAAGATCACGGTTCAGGGCGCTCGCGAGCACAACCTCAAGAACATCGACCTTGCCATTCCGCGTAACCGTATGGTCGTATTTACCGGGCTTTCCGGTTCCGGCAAGTCCTCGCTGGCCTTCGATACGCTGTTCGCCGAAGGGCAGCGTCGCTATGTCGAATCGCTCAGTGCATACGCCCGCCAGTTCCTCGGGCAGATGGACAAGCCCGACGTTGATTTCATCGAGGGCCTGAGCCCGGCCGTTTCCATCGACCAGAAGACCACCAACCGCAACCCGCGTTCGACGGTCGGCACCATCACCGAAATCTACGATTATTTGCGTCTGCTGTTCTCGCGTACCGGCATTCCGCATTGCCCGATTTGCGGCGAGGTCGTTAGCGCCCAGACACCGCAGCAGATGGTCGACACGTTGATGAAGAAGCCGGAAAAGACCCGCTTCCAGATTCTGGCGCCGGTCGTTCGTGGGCGTAAGGGTGAATTTGAAGATTTGCTTGAACTGCTTCGTGGCGACGGTTATTCTCGCGCTTTGATTGATGGCGAGATGCGTCAGCTTTCCGACGACATCAAGCTGACCAAGCAGAAGAAGCACACCATCGAGGTCGTGGTCGACCGTCTGGTCATCAAGGACGGCATTCGCCAGCGCCTCACCGATTCCATTGAAACCGCGTTGAAACTCGCCAAGGGCATTGTAGTCATCGATTATGTCGATCTGGACGAGAAGGACCCCAACCGTCGGGAACCGTTCAGCGAGAAGCGTTCCTGTCCGAACGGCCATCAGCTCGAATTGGACGAGATCGAACCGCGTACGTTCTCCTTCAACGCCCCTTATGGTGCGTGCCCAGATTGCGACGGCATCGGCTATAAGCTGGAAATCGACCCCGAACTGGTCATTCCCGACCCGAGCAAATCGCTGAACGAAAACGCCATCGAACCGTGGGGCATGACCAAGGGCACCGGCGAATACTATCGTCATGTCCTTGAAGGATTGGGCGAAGAGATGGGCTTCAGCCTTGATACCCCGTGGAAAGACCTACCCAAGAAAATCCAGCACGCCATTATGTATGGTCATGACTTCAAGGTCAAGGTCTCCTACCGTAACCGTTGGGGAAGGCTTCGCGAATACAGCACCGGTTTCGAAGGTGTGGTGCGTACGCTTATGCGACGCCACGACGAGACCGACTCTGACCAGATGAAACTGTATTACGAATCGTATATGCGCGAAGTGCCGTGCCAGACCTGCCAAGGCAAGCGTCTGCGTCCCGAGGTGTTGGCGGTCACCGTCGACGGCAAGTCCATCGCCGACGTCTGCGATATGCCGGTGGAACGCAGCCTCAAATGGATTCGTTCACTGAAACTCGAAGGCTCAGCCGCGCTGATTGCCGGCGAGGTGCTGAAAGAAATTCGTGCGCGTCTCGGCTTCATGAATGATGTCGGATTGAACTATCTGACGCTTTCTCGTGCCGCCAAGACGCTTTCCGGCGGTGAAGCGCAGCGTATCCGTTTGGCCACCCAGATCGGCAGTGGCTTAGTCGGCGTCATGTATGTGCTTGATGAACCGTCCATCGGTCTGCATCAGCGTGACAACGAGCGCCTGATCAAGACCTTGCACCATTTGCGTGACCTTGGCAATACGCTGATCGTGGTCGAACACGATCAGGAAACCATCGAAAAGGCTGACTGGCTGGTCGACATCGGCCCTGGCGCCGGCGAGCGCGGCGGGGAAGTTGTATATTCGGGCCCTGCCGCACATGTCGTTGAAGCGCCTCGTTCCATCACCGGTGACTACATCGCCGGTCGGCGGACGATTGAGGTGCCGAAGAAACGTCGCAAAACCGACAGGAACCGGCAACTCAAAGTCATCGGAGCGCGCGAGAACAATCTCAAGAACATCAACGTCTCGATTCCGCTGGGTGTGATGACCTGTATCACCGGCGTCTCCGGTTCCGGCAAGTCGACGCTCATCAATTCGATTCTTTATCCTTCGCTTGCCGACAAACTCAACGGCGCACGTATCGTGCCGGGCAAGCACACCCGCGTCGAAGGCATCGAGCAGTGCGATAAGGTCATCCACGTCGACCAGAACCCGATTGGTCGTACTCCGCGAAGCAACCCCGCGACCTATACGGGCGTATGGGACAAGATTCGCCAGCTTTTCGCCAAGACCCCTGAGGCTCAGGTTCGCGGCTACGGTCCCGGTCGTTTCTCCTTCAATGTGAAAGGCGGGCGTTGCGAGGCCTGCCATGGCGACGGCACTATCAAGATCGAGATGAACTTCCTGCCCGACGTCTACGTGGAATGCGAGGAATGCCACGGCAAACGCTACAACCGCGAGACCCTTGAGGTGAAGTACAACGGCAAATCCGTGGCCGACGTGCTCAACATGCCTATTTCCGAAGCGGCGGAATTCTTTAAGGCTTATACCGGTATCTCCCGTTATCTCGATACGTTGGTTGATGTTGGCCTTGGTTACATTCGTCTTGGCCAGCCGGCGACCACGCTTTCCGGCGGCGAATCCCAGCGTGTGAAGCTCGCCACCGAGCTGCAGCGCCGTTCCACCGGGCGCACGGTCTATATTCTCGATGAGCCGACCACCGGTCTGCACTTCGAGGACGTTCGCAAGCTGCTGCAGGTTTTGCAGGGCTTGGTCGACAAGGGCAACACGGTGATTGTCATCGAACACAACCTCGATGTGGTCAAGTCCGCGGACTGGATTATCGATCTCGGCCCTGAGGGCGGCGACGGCGGAGGCACCATCGTCACGCAAGGCACGCCGGAACATGTGGCCAAGTGTGAAAAGAGCTGGACGGGCAAGTATCTCGGTCCTATGCTCAAGTGA